In one window of Syngnathus typhle isolate RoL2023-S1 ecotype Sweden linkage group LG7, RoL_Styp_1.0, whole genome shotgun sequence DNA:
- the sema3e gene encoding semaphorin-3E isoform X1, translated as MNVQLVPRRMEDCLRTSFLVLMILYLVPSRVDTANSVNPRIRLSHKELWQLNRTWVFQGNGVPLQPQAMLLDEGHERLYIGAKNALFSLSLDQVNTHHREIQWASTEPQIEECLMKGREKLECANYIKVLQQYNQTHLLVCGTASFNPICALVHVGNSGKDRLFTLQEESLTSGKGRCPFNHNSPCTSTLSGGELYVGLYTDYWENDAAVCRLNNRTYTRTERDDRQQLNEPRFVGSAVIPDNDDKDDDKVYFFFTEREVGAEGVNKAVYTRVGRVCANDQGGQRMLVNRWSSFLKTRLICSVAGPDGIDTHFDLLEDVYVLKNKDGKNPEIFGLFSTTSAVFKGYAVCVYHMDDIRAAFNGPFAFRERPEHHWTPSEDRVPYPRPGSCASKVNGGGFSSSKEFPDEVLRFVRAHPMMYRPVLPQHRRPVFLQTEPSPRKLTQIAVDRVQAQDGHYHVLYIGTDDALVLKVITIYNKDADTMEEVLLEELQVFEVPAPIKELIISPKRQQLYVGSDVGVAQVKLHQCALYGSECADCCLARDPYCAWDGFACSSYYPTGVYTKSRRFRRQDIRHGNAVQLCNGLQIDDEQWHKSEEKTVFGVEGNSTLLSCVPRSLHAKVLWFLQNGDDKKQVHEDERVIWTSHGLLLLSVTSSDAGVYVCQTVEHGYVHTLLRVTLHVLSGKALASAIRPNDKSGAPCQSHVNPVASPSFRPRTLVPASLPGPHSRQWYKEFLQLIDYRDAQRVEEYCEKVWCPDKKRKKNKKKFIPPSGVKKGKARAAEGSHRAPRHTLDT; from the exons AACTTTGGCAGCTGAACAGGACATGGGTGTTCCAGGGCAATGGAGTGCCTCTTCAGCCCCAGGCCATGCTGCTGGACGAAGGCCATGAGAGGCTTTATATCGGGGCCAAGAATGCTCTTTTCTCCCTCAGCCTGGACCAGGTTAACACGCACCACAGAGAG ATCCAGTGGGCCAGTACTGAACCCCAAATAGAAGAATGCTTGATGAAGGGCCGGGAAAAA CTGGAATGCGCAAACTACATCAAGGTTTTGCAGCAGTACAACCAGACCCATCTCTTGGTCTGTGGGACGGCATCATTCAACCCCATATGCGCCTTGGTACACGTTGGAAACTCAGGGAAG GACAGGCTGTTTACTCTGCAAGAGGAGAGCCTTACGAGCGGTAAAGGACGATGTCCGTTTAACCACAATAGTCCCTGCACCTCTACACTCTCAG GTGGAGAATTATACGTCGGCCTCTACACGGACTACTGGGAGAACGATGCTGCCGTGTGTCGCCTCaacaaccgcacatacacacgcactgaGAGGGATGACAGGCAGCAGCTCAACG AACCGAGATTTGTCGGCTCAGCGGTTATTCCTGATAACGACGACAAAGATGATGACAAAGTTTACTTCTTCTTCACTGAACGTGAGGTGGGTGCAGAGGGTGTCAACAAGGCAGTCTACACCCGCGTCGGACGAGTCTGTGCG AATGATCAAGGAGGACAAAGGATGCTGGTGAACAGATGGAGCTCTTTTCTGAAAACTCGACTCATTTGCTCTGTGGCTGGACCTGACGGCATTGACACTCACTTTGATTTACTCG aggacgTCTATGTGTTGAAGAACAAAGATGGGAAAAACCCAGAAATCTTTGGCCTTTTTAGCACAACAAG TGCGGTGTTTAAAGGCTATGCAGTGTGTGTCTATCACATGGACGACATCCGAGCAGCGTTTAATGGCCCCTTTGCCTTCAGAGAGAGACCTGAGCATCACTGGACACCTTCTGAGGATAGAGTGCCCTACCCACGGCCTGGATCT TGCGCCAGCAAAGTCAACGGCGGCGGCTTTTCAAGCTCCAAGGAGTTCCCAGATGAGGTTTTGCGCTTTGTGCGCGCTCACCCCATGATGTATCGTCCAGTTCTTCCACAACATCGCAGGCCGGTTTTCCTGCAAACAGAGCCGAGCCCGAGAAAGTTGACTCAGATTGCGGTGGACAGAGTTCAAGCCCAGGATGGACACTACCATGTTCTCTACATTGGGACAG ATGACGCGCTGGTGCTCAAAGTGATCACAATCTACAACAAAGACGCTGACACAATGGAAGAAGTGCTGCTGGAGGAGCTGCAAGTGTTTGAG gtTCCAGCACCAATAAAAGAGCTTATTATATCACCAAAACGG CAACAGTTGTACGTGGGCTCGGACGTGGGCGTGGCCCAGGTTAAATTGCACCAGTGCGCCCTCTACGGCTCTGAATGCGCCGACTGTTGTCTTGCTCGAGACCCCTACTGCGCTTGGGATGGTTTCGCCTGCTCCAGCTACTACCCAACTGGAGTCTACACCAAAAG CAGACGATTCAGGCGACAGGATATTCGCCACGGCAACGCCGTCCAGCTGTGCAATGGCCTGCAAATTGATG ATGAGCAATGGCATAAATCCGAGGAAAAGACGGTGTTTGGCGTGGAGGGTAACAGCACGTTGCTCAGCTGCGTCCCTCGATCACTTCATGCCAAGGTGCTCTGGTTCCTACAAAATGGAGACGACAAAAAACAG GTTCACGAGGACGAGCGCGTGATCTGGACCTCGCACGGGCTTCTCCTTCTGAGCGTCACCAGTTCCGATGCGGGCGTGTACGTGTGCCAGACGGTTGAACACGGCTACGTGCACACGTTGCTGCGCGTCACTCTGCACGTGCTCAGCGGGAAAGCGTTGGCGTCCGCCATCAGGCCTAACGACAAAAGCGGAGCCCCCTGCCAGTCGCATGTCAACCCCGTGGCGAGCCCCAGTTTCAGACCCAGGACTCTGGTCCCAGCTTCCCTGCCGGGCCCACACTCCAGGCAGTGGTACAAAGAGTTCCTCCAGCTGATTGATTACAGGGACGCCCAGCGAGTGGAAGAGTATTGTGAGAAGGTGTGGTGCCCAGATAAGAAacgcaaaaagaacaaaaagaagTTTATCCCCCCAAGTGGTGTGAAAAAAGGTAAAGCCAGGGCGGCTGAGGGTAGTCATCGAGCCCCCAGGCACACTCTTGACACCTGA
- the sema3e gene encoding semaphorin-3E isoform X2, which yields MNVQLVPRRMEDCLRTSFLVLMILYLVPSRVDTANSVNPRIRLSHKELWQLNRTWVFQGNGVPLQPQAMLLDEGHERLYIGAKNALFSLSLDQVNTHHREIQWASTEPQIEECLMKGREKLECANYIKVLQQYNQTHLLVCGTASFNPICALVHVGNSGKDRLFTLQEESLTSGKGRCPFNHNSPCTSTLSGGELYVGLYTDYWENDAAVCRLNNRTYTRTERDDRQQLNEPRFVGSAVIPDNDDKDDDKVYFFFTEREVGAEGVNKAVYTRVGRVCANDQGGQRMLVNRWSSFLKTRLICSVAGPDGIDTHFDLLEDVYVLKNKDGKNPEIFGLFSTTSAVFKGYAVCVYHMDDIRAAFNGPFAFRERPEHHWTPSEDRVPYPRPGSCASKVNGGGFSSSKEFPDEVLRFVRAHPMMYRPVLPQHRRPVFLQTEPSPRKLTQIAVDRVQAQDGHYHVLYIGTDDALVLKVITIYNKDADTMEEVLLEELQVFEVPAPIKELIISPKRQQLYVGSDVGVAQVKLHQCALYGSECADCCLARDPYCAWDGFACSSYYPTGVYTKRRFRRQDIRHGNAVQLCNGLQIDDEQWHKSEEKTVFGVEGNSTLLSCVPRSLHAKVLWFLQNGDDKKQVHEDERVIWTSHGLLLLSVTSSDAGVYVCQTVEHGYVHTLLRVTLHVLSGKALASAIRPNDKSGAPCQSHVNPVASPSFRPRTLVPASLPGPHSRQWYKEFLQLIDYRDAQRVEEYCEKVWCPDKKRKKNKKKFIPPSGVKKGKARAAEGSHRAPRHTLDT from the exons AACTTTGGCAGCTGAACAGGACATGGGTGTTCCAGGGCAATGGAGTGCCTCTTCAGCCCCAGGCCATGCTGCTGGACGAAGGCCATGAGAGGCTTTATATCGGGGCCAAGAATGCTCTTTTCTCCCTCAGCCTGGACCAGGTTAACACGCACCACAGAGAG ATCCAGTGGGCCAGTACTGAACCCCAAATAGAAGAATGCTTGATGAAGGGCCGGGAAAAA CTGGAATGCGCAAACTACATCAAGGTTTTGCAGCAGTACAACCAGACCCATCTCTTGGTCTGTGGGACGGCATCATTCAACCCCATATGCGCCTTGGTACACGTTGGAAACTCAGGGAAG GACAGGCTGTTTACTCTGCAAGAGGAGAGCCTTACGAGCGGTAAAGGACGATGTCCGTTTAACCACAATAGTCCCTGCACCTCTACACTCTCAG GTGGAGAATTATACGTCGGCCTCTACACGGACTACTGGGAGAACGATGCTGCCGTGTGTCGCCTCaacaaccgcacatacacacgcactgaGAGGGATGACAGGCAGCAGCTCAACG AACCGAGATTTGTCGGCTCAGCGGTTATTCCTGATAACGACGACAAAGATGATGACAAAGTTTACTTCTTCTTCACTGAACGTGAGGTGGGTGCAGAGGGTGTCAACAAGGCAGTCTACACCCGCGTCGGACGAGTCTGTGCG AATGATCAAGGAGGACAAAGGATGCTGGTGAACAGATGGAGCTCTTTTCTGAAAACTCGACTCATTTGCTCTGTGGCTGGACCTGACGGCATTGACACTCACTTTGATTTACTCG aggacgTCTATGTGTTGAAGAACAAAGATGGGAAAAACCCAGAAATCTTTGGCCTTTTTAGCACAACAAG TGCGGTGTTTAAAGGCTATGCAGTGTGTGTCTATCACATGGACGACATCCGAGCAGCGTTTAATGGCCCCTTTGCCTTCAGAGAGAGACCTGAGCATCACTGGACACCTTCTGAGGATAGAGTGCCCTACCCACGGCCTGGATCT TGCGCCAGCAAAGTCAACGGCGGCGGCTTTTCAAGCTCCAAGGAGTTCCCAGATGAGGTTTTGCGCTTTGTGCGCGCTCACCCCATGATGTATCGTCCAGTTCTTCCACAACATCGCAGGCCGGTTTTCCTGCAAACAGAGCCGAGCCCGAGAAAGTTGACTCAGATTGCGGTGGACAGAGTTCAAGCCCAGGATGGACACTACCATGTTCTCTACATTGGGACAG ATGACGCGCTGGTGCTCAAAGTGATCACAATCTACAACAAAGACGCTGACACAATGGAAGAAGTGCTGCTGGAGGAGCTGCAAGTGTTTGAG gtTCCAGCACCAATAAAAGAGCTTATTATATCACCAAAACGG CAACAGTTGTACGTGGGCTCGGACGTGGGCGTGGCCCAGGTTAAATTGCACCAGTGCGCCCTCTACGGCTCTGAATGCGCCGACTGTTGTCTTGCTCGAGACCCCTACTGCGCTTGGGATGGTTTCGCCTGCTCCAGCTACTACCCAACTGGAGTCTACACCAAAAG ACGATTCAGGCGACAGGATATTCGCCACGGCAACGCCGTCCAGCTGTGCAATGGCCTGCAAATTGATG ATGAGCAATGGCATAAATCCGAGGAAAAGACGGTGTTTGGCGTGGAGGGTAACAGCACGTTGCTCAGCTGCGTCCCTCGATCACTTCATGCCAAGGTGCTCTGGTTCCTACAAAATGGAGACGACAAAAAACAG GTTCACGAGGACGAGCGCGTGATCTGGACCTCGCACGGGCTTCTCCTTCTGAGCGTCACCAGTTCCGATGCGGGCGTGTACGTGTGCCAGACGGTTGAACACGGCTACGTGCACACGTTGCTGCGCGTCACTCTGCACGTGCTCAGCGGGAAAGCGTTGGCGTCCGCCATCAGGCCTAACGACAAAAGCGGAGCCCCCTGCCAGTCGCATGTCAACCCCGTGGCGAGCCCCAGTTTCAGACCCAGGACTCTGGTCCCAGCTTCCCTGCCGGGCCCACACTCCAGGCAGTGGTACAAAGAGTTCCTCCAGCTGATTGATTACAGGGACGCCCAGCGAGTGGAAGAGTATTGTGAGAAGGTGTGGTGCCCAGATAAGAAacgcaaaaagaacaaaaagaagTTTATCCCCCCAAGTGGTGTGAAAAAAGGTAAAGCCAGGGCGGCTGAGGGTAGTCATCGAGCCCCCAGGCACACTCTTGACACCTGA